CGCCCCCCGGCGCTCCCACCAGGCTGCCGGTCGTCAGCCAGTCGACGCCGAGGTTGCGGCCGATGCGCGCCGCCGTCGCCGCGGCGTAGCTCTCCCGTCCGTCGAGATCCAGGTCGCGCGCCATCCGCTCGACCTCTTCGGCCGAGGCCACCCGCACGACGTCCTCGGCCGCGAGGCTGCCGCGCAGGAGCTCGGCCATCGCCACCGCCAGCCAGGCCTCGCCGTCGGGCGGAGACAGGAGCGACTGCAGGCCGAGCACCGCCATGCGAGGTCGCATTCCCGGCACCGCGACCAGCGGGGCCGCTGGCCGGTAGCGGAACCAGACGGCGGCGGCCAGCAGGCCGCTTGCCACCAGCGCGAGCCCGACAACGAGCGCGACACGGGCACTTCGTCCTGCCGCTCGCCACGCTCCCCGCGGCGCTCGCGCCGCCTCGCTCGCTGCCGACCGATCGGCCGGCGAGGTCACAGCCGCGAGCGCGCGTGCCATCGCTCCGGCCGAGGCGAAGCGGTCGGAGGGTCGCGCCGCGAGCGCACGCTCGACGAGTGCGACGAGATCCGCCGGGAGGTCCGGCCGCAGGTCGCGCAGGTTGGTCATCTCGCCGCGCTCGTGGCGGCGAATGTGCTCGGCCAGCGAGTCGACCTCGATCGGGTTGCGGCCGGAGAGCAGCCGGAAAAGCAGCACCCCGAGGGCGAAGAGGTCCGACGCCGGCGTCGGCGGCGCCCCGGAGAAGAGCTCGGGTGCCATCGCCGTCGGCGTGCCTTCGAGCGCCGCGTAGGCCGGACCGTCGACCTCGCGCGCCGCGCCGAGGTCCATGAGAACGATACGACCGCCGCGTTCGCGCATCACGTTGGCGGTCTTGACGTCGCCGTGCACCAGGCCGGCCCTGTGCAGTGCCGCGAGCGCCCCGGCGAGGTCGAGCGCGACCTGCACCGCTTCGCCCGGCGACGACGGGCCGTCGGCGGCGAGCCTTGCCTCGAGCGTCGTGCCGTCGATCAGCTCGGTCCACACTCCGACGCGCCCGGCGTGCACCGCCGCGCCGTGCACCAGGAGGACGTTCGGATGGCGAACTCGTGCCAGCCGCCGGCCCTCCTCGAGAAAGCGGCGTGCTCCGGGCGCCTCGCCGTCAGCTCCTTGGCGGCGCAGCTTGAGCGCGACGGTGCGCGCCAGCGCCGGGTCCCAGGCCCGGTAGACCTCGCCGAAGCTGCCTTCGCCGATCCGTGCCCGCACTTGCAGCGGACCCCAGGCAAAGAGCGTCGGCTCGACGGTGGCGGGCTCCCCCGCCGTTTCGGCGAACACCGCGGCAACCTCCGCCAGCCGCTTGAAGCCGTCGACCTCGCCTTCGTCCGTCGCCGGAAGCGAATCCCAATCGACGGCCGTGCGGTCGCCGATCGCCTCGGCCGCCTCCTCGCGCCAGTCGGGCGGAGCGCTCACGGGGCGAGCTCCACGGTGGCTAGTCTCTCCCGAGGTCCTTCTTCACCGATTTGACGAATCGACCGAAGGCTTTGTCCTTCTTGCGCTTCTCAGCGTAGGAGAGCTCGTGGAAGGCGGACTCGCGGCTGAGCTTGCGGTAGCTCTCGTAGTGTCCCGCGGCGACTTCGCCGGAAGCGACCGCCTCCTGGACGGCGCAGCCGGGCTCGCCGGTGTGGGTGCAGTCGCGGAAGCGACAGCGACCGGCCCGTTCGTCGATGTCGGCGAAGCTCGCCGCGAGCCCGTCGCCGGCGCCGAGGACGCCGAGCTCGCGCATGCCGGGGTTGTCGATCACCAGCGCTCCGTTGGCCAGCACGACGAGCTCGCGCCGCACGGTGGTGTGGCGTCCCTCGCCGGTCCCGCTCACCACCCCGGTCCCGAGGAGGTCGCGACCGAGCAGCTTGTTGATCAGCGTGCTCTTGCCGACTCCCGACGAGCCGACGAAGCAGTAGGTCTTGCCCGGCTCGAGCCGGCCCTCGAGCGCGGAGAGGCCCTCGTGCGTGACGTTGCTGAGCGTCAGGACCGGGAGGTCGTTGCTGGAGCTCCGGATCTGCGCCACCTGCTCCTCGACCGCCTCGGGCTCCACCCGATCCGTCTTGGTGAGGAGCACCCAGGGGATCGCGCCACCTTCGCGGATCATCACCAGATAGCGCTCGAGTCGATTGAGATTGAAATCGTAGTGGCACGACTGAACGACCAGCACGACATCGACGTTCGCCGCGATCATCTGCAGCTCGACCACCTCCCCCGCCGCGCGGCGCCGCAGGCTGGTCCGGCGCGTCAGCAGCTCGCGCACCCGTCCGGCCGAATCGTCCGGCGACCTCTCCACCACGACCCAGTCGCCGACACACGGGAGATCTGCCGGCGACGACGACGCGTGGACGAGCCTCCCGGCGAGTCGCGCCCGGAACGCCCCCGTGTCGTCCAGCAGCAGCAACTGCTCCCGGTCGACCGCCGCCACCCGCGCGACCGAAGACTCGGCCTCCCCACGAGCCCGGAGCTGTTCGGCGAACCAGGGCGACCAACCGAGGGCGGCGAGGGAGCGATGGTGCGTCACCGGCGCCCCTTCGCCTTCGCGCTCTGCCGCGGCCAGTACGGGAGCTCCTCCTCGTAGACCTCGCCATCGAGCTCTTCGACGCGCGCCAGCAATCGCGCTTGCGCGTCGGCGACTCCGCGGTTGTAGACGCACGGGCCGACCTCTTCGAGGAAGTAGCGCAACAGCCCATCCGCCCCGAGGTGGCCGATCGACAACTCGAGCCGCTCGCGGAGGTAGCGCTCGAGCGACGCAACCGCCTGCGTGTGGGTCTCTCTCGGCAGCTCGATCATGCCCGCTCCCCTCCTCACAGCGACCGAGCGATGAGGGCAGCTGAATCTCCCCTGGACGACCCTGCCCTGGACCCTCCCGCGCTCGGCGTCCTGGGTATTCTCTCGCGAAGGCGTGGCGAAGCGATCGCCCCCTCGCCGCGAGCCCCACGCCGAGGTGCCGTCCGCCGGGGCCCGGCAGGTGCCAGCCACCTTCCCAGTGCCCGGCAGGTGCCAGCCACCTTCCCACAGGTACCCGGCAGGTGCCAGCCACTTTTCCGGTGCCAGGCACTTTTCCAGGTGCCGCCGACCTCGGGGGGGGCAACCCGGGGCGCGCGGTGCGCTCAGCGCGTCCAGCGCCAGGTCGAGCCGATCTCGAAGCCGTCCTGGAGGAGGGCATTCGAGCGGAAGCGGGCCACCGCGAAGTCATCGTCGCTCTGATTGAACACCTTGCCGATGACGGTGGGCCGCCCGTCGGTGACGACCACGGCCGCCACCGTGGCCGCGCCGCCGGGCACGAACTCCGTCTCGGCACGGGCGTCGGTCGAGAAGCCGTTGTCGAACCCGTTGCCGTCGCGCAAGAAGCGCGCCACGGTGATCGAGGAGGTGGCGAACATCGCCATTCCGGTGGCCAGGATCTTGTCGTCCGGAGCGAGCGCGAGATCGATCCAGTCGGTCTCGGTCCAGGTCACAGGGTCGAGGTCGAGCCAGCCGGGGGTCCCGACGAGCCCGAACGTCGGGTCGATCGCCTCCGCGGCCACGTCGACCCGGGTGACGAAGTCGCCGAAACCGCCGCCAGAAGAGGTGGAGACGAAGAGGACCAGCCGACCCAGGGAATCGAGGCGCACCCGCTCGACACGGCCAGCTCCGAGGCCTGGGGGCAGGGTGACGAGGCGACCGCCGGCGGCGAAGCTGCCGTTCAAGCCGCCGAGCCCGGCCCAATGACAGAAGAGGATCGGCTCGTCGGAGAGGGTCGTCCCGTTGAAGCCCCAGCCGGCGGTGAAGTAGTAGCCGTCGGGGTGTTCGACGCTCTGGCGGAACCCGCAGGAATCCCAACCAGAGCCACAAGCGGTCGATGCCTTGGAGTAGCCCGACGTGCCGAAGGTGGTGAAGAGGTCACCGCTGCCGTCCATCTTGATCACCGCGCTGCTCGTGGTCAGCACGATCGCGCCGTTGGAGTCCACGAAGACATGGCAGTTGGAGGTGGGGGTCGACAGGCTGTCGGGATCGGCGGGCAGATCGACTTTGCCGTCTCCCGAGAAGGTTGCGTCGAGCGCGCCCGTCGTAGTCAGGCGCGCGACGGCGACGCGATAGGTCGTGGCGTCCTTCGCCGTGCCGCAGACGACGATCCGGCCCGAGCGGTCGATGGCCACCGACTTCGCCTCGTCGAGAATCTGCGTGTTGCTCGGCGTGCCGAGGTCGAACGCCACGGTCTGCAGTCCGTCCCCCGAGAAGGTCGTGTCGAGCGTGCCGTTCGGATTGAGGCGCGCGATCGCGAAGTCGGTGTCCGACGCCGAGAAGCGGGCCCGGCCCACGATGACCAGACGACCGTCCGGCCCGACGGCAGCCGCGCTGGCGCGCTCCTCGTGCGTCGACCCGATGGCGAAGTCGACCGTCGCGAGGCCGTCGACCGAGAAGCTCGTGTCGAGATCGCCGTCAGCGGCAAGGGTCGGGTCGAGATCGCTGGCGCTGGCGAACACGGCACCAGCGGCCGACAGCAGCATGGGGATCAGTACGGCGAATGCGGCGGTCGCGGAAGTGCGCATCGGAGGTCCTCCTGACCAGGGAGACGCGGAATTCCGCGAACCCCGGACAGCG
This genomic window from Holophagales bacterium contains:
- the rsgA gene encoding ribosome small subunit-dependent GTPase A — protein: MTHHRSLAALGWSPWFAEQLRARGEAESSVARVAAVDREQLLLLDDTGAFRARLAGRLVHASSSPADLPCVGDWVVVERSPDDSAGRVRELLTRRTSLRRRAAGEVVELQMIAANVDVVLVVQSCHYDFNLNRLERYLVMIREGGAIPWVLLTKTDRVEPEAVEEQVAQIRSSSNDLPVLTLSNVTHEGLSALEGRLEPGKTYCFVGSSGVGKSTLINKLLGRDLLGTGVVSGTGEGRHTTVRRELVVLANGALVIDNPGMRELGVLGAGDGLAASFADIDERAGRCRFRDCTHTGEPGCAVQEAVASGEVAAGHYESYRKLSRESAFHELSYAEKRKKDKAFGRFVKSVKKDLGRD
- a CDS encoding DUF2164 domain-containing protein, with amino-acid sequence MIELPRETHTQAVASLERYLRERLELSIGHLGADGLLRYFLEEVGPCVYNRGVADAQARLLARVEELDGEVYEEELPYWPRQSAKAKGRR